Sequence from the Arthrobacter pigmenti genome:
TCCAAGCTTTCGAGGTAAACATACTCGACCTGGGAGCCAACCAGCTCAGCGCCCGAGTAAGTTCGAGCGTTTACCAAGTCAGTCAAGTGGTGCGGCGCGTACCAATCGTCATCGTCCATTTTGGCGATCAGATCACCGGCCGCCGCTTCCACCCCGACGTTAAGCACTTCTCCCAGAACTATCGAGGCGTCACACTTACGAACGACGAGATCACGTGTGAAGTCTCCCGACATCCTCTTGAGGTCCGCCTCACTAATGTCAGCGCCATGCAACACCAGAACGACCTCAACGGATGGCCAACTCTGGCGGTCGATTTGTTTTAAGGCCACCTCAATTCGCTCGGGTCTCCGAGTAGCCAACACCACGGACACTGTCGGCTCGGAAACCATCAGCCTCCCTGAAGCTTTCAACCATTGGCGCCACCGCATGGAGGGCGAAAATTGAGCGAATGCGGCCCTCCGCATATCAATGGACTTCGATTCACGTTCGATTTCGTTATCGTCGATATCGAATCTCTCGACCAAGCTGGTTAGCTCATTACCCAAGAGGCGCAGATCGGTTGTATTCGCACCGATCATCGGAACTCCGGATAGGGCGAGGCCAGCCACCAGATTGCCCATTTCAGGCGCCGAAAACCGACCCGCAAGACCGGCCAGGTCCACATAGCTATAGCGTCGGATACCCGCGAGCTGTCGCTCATCGACGAAAGCATCCGCTCTCAACTGCAACCCGCAAGAGCCAAGTAGTCGTTCAGGCGGAGTATCTCGCGAGTACCAGCTCTGGAGATCCAAGATACCGACGGTTTCGGTGACTTCGAAGCCCCTCGGTGAGATCTGCCGAATGTCAACAGGCGCAATGGCAGAGGACCACCCATCTTCGTCGAACATCCCTGCCTTGGGCGACAAGCAAGGGACCGGACTGTCACCGCAGGCACCGGAAGCATCCGACACCATCACGTCAACAGGGCGGATGTCGCCCGCCGCTGGCTCTATGTCCGACCACGGCAAGTAGCGACCACAAGCATCTCCTGCAGTCCAGGCGCCAAGCCCTGGTTCAGCTATACCGAGGCGCATTCCGCCCAGAGGCGGCGAGAACCTCGCAGGTTGAAGATCGTTAAGAATCGAGGACATCGCCCGGTGAACATTTACCCACCCCCCCGCCTCAACGAGCCAGTACTCAAACTGGTGATCACCTTCGCTAGTGAACCGAGAAGACCTCGTCAACCGTTTCGATGGTAGGTGACTCGGTCGCTCCGAGATGCGATCGAAGGCTTTCATAATCAAATAGACCTTCTGAGCACGGCCTTGAGCATGAAAAAGGGCTAACGTTCGATTTGCCTCAACTATCGATTCGGCATAGAAAACGAAGTTCTGATACCAACCATCGACACATAGCAATTCTACCGCCGAAGCGGAATTGACTATCCCCCAAGCATAATCTTTTTCAGGGATTTGGAGCGCCCTGGCAATCTCGTGAAGGTCCACCTCTGAGAACGAAAGCAGCACGTTGTTTCCGGCCATAAGCTTTACTTCCTAGCCCGAAGGCGGCGAACTAGCAACTGCAAGACTTTGGACCTCCGAAGAACACTCCGAATCACCGCCGTACTAGATGCCGCCCTTACAGCTTGAGTTTGGAGCGACCAGTTTCGTCGTTCCAAACTAGCTACGTTCCGCTCAAGGCGCCTTACCTGTGCCAAAAAATCCTCCGCTACCGCGTTCTGTGTAGCATCCATCACGACGATGCGCGATTCCATTCTGCCTGCGGAACCCTTTTTTAGATGCTGTGGAATTAGAGGTTTGCCGATACTGCGAACACCGAGACTTGAACCAGACACCCAGCGTTCGCGTCCCCGTTCCCGCACTATCCCTTCTGCTTTTCCTGCCGACGCACCTTTCAGCACGCTGGCCTTCCACAGTTCCACCGAACGTGAAGCACCATCTACAGCGACCCTGAGGAGCTCACAGCGCGTCGAGCGGTGCGCTTCTACCGCGGCTTCCACTGAGAACGCACCGAACAGAACTCCGGCAGGGCATATGAGCTTCAAGTCGGCGGGTGCTGCCAAGAACGCATCGATGCTGTCTATAAATGCGACCCTCGGTCGGTTGTCTACCCAAGCCTTGAGTGCGAGATGATCATGTTCAGCAGATGCTAATAGCTGAATCGACGCGCTGCCCGCTGTACTAGCCAACAACGTGCCAAGTGTTAGGACGACAGCCCTGTCATCTGATTGGCGCGCATCGATCAGGATTTCAAGGCATAGGGGTTTCTCGGTGGTCGGGTTGTGGAGAGCCGTGAACTCAAGGTGCTCCTCGAACAGCCAGTCCGGTATGGCTTCTTCAAGGTCGTTACTCATGATGATAAGACCTCAGCATGTCCAACTAATTCCGCATGCTCTGCAGAAGGCCATACGCCTCGAGTGTCCACAATCAACGCGCTCGAATTCAATCGACTATGAATGTCAGTGAATTCATCGTGGTTCACGAGAAGGACGACAATATTGGCATCAATCGCAACATCAACGTCCACTAACTCTATGTTGTCCAAAGCTGCGAGCTCCTGCGGGAGCTCAACCACGTGAGGGTCTACGCAAAGAATGCGGCTCCCAGACAACGCTTCTGCGACACCCAGAGCGACTTCGACTGATGGTGACTCCCTTGTGTCATCGATATTCGCCTTAAAGGATAGTCCAAGGAGGCACACCGTGGGCTTCTCAATGTGCGCAACCGTTTCAACGATCCGCTCCACTACTCTGGCCGGCATTGAATCATTCAACTCTCGTGCTGCCCTTGTCACACTTGAAAAATCCGGAAACGCGCCGACCAGGAACCAGGGGTCTACTGCAATGCAGTGCCCGCCTACGCCCGGCCCT
This genomic interval carries:
- a CDS encoding glycosyltransferase family 2 protein → MAGNNVLLSFSEVDLHEIARALQIPEKDYAWGIVNSASAVELLCVDGWYQNFVFYAESIVEANRTLALFHAQGRAQKVYLIMKAFDRISERPSHLPSKRLTRSSRFTSEGDHQFEYWLVEAGGWVNVHRAMSSILNDLQPARFSPPLGGMRLGIAEPGLGAWTAGDACGRYLPWSDIEPAAGDIRPVDVMVSDASGACGDSPVPCLSPKAGMFDEDGWSSAIAPVDIRQISPRGFEVTETVGILDLQSWYSRDTPPERLLGSCGLQLRADAFVDERQLAGIRRYSYVDLAGLAGRFSAPEMGNLVAGLALSGVPMIGANTTDLRLLGNELTSLVERFDIDDNEIERESKSIDMRRAAFAQFSPSMRWRQWLKASGRLMVSEPTVSVVLATRRPERIEVALKQIDRQSWPSVEVVLVLHGADISEADLKRMSGDFTRDLVVRKCDASIVLGEVLNVGVEAAAGDLIAKMDDDDWYAPHHLTDLVNARTYSGAELVGSQVEYVYLESLDITTKRPYEGERYANHVAGGTMLISSSSLAEVGGWRPVHRAVDRCLLEAVDSAGGLIYRGHGQNYVMHRYNPVTSGHGGHTWQPDSEVFLNNSSAQWNGFRLPPQFAGSSVWYTSRGRDRAWNSMLADLD